A genomic stretch from Sphingobacterium sp. ML3W includes:
- a CDS encoding DUF4382 domain-containing protein — protein sequence MKINSIFVALAAVVLLGSCSKDDKQSTQTTPVTIKMTDAPGYYDAIHLNIDEIEIRTNSGTESLDVDGSPFNILAYTMGRDTVIAGDDVPSGMIQEIRLKLEDEGNEIWVDGVRHPLKTPSGQSSGVKIKVHDELIPNVAYTLLLDFDASKSIVKTGNGQYLLKPVIRAIPVATSGAITGTINPAASLAHVFAINGVDTVGTLANSVGKFYFPGMSEGTYKIVIQPSVAGYLDKTIEDVQVVKGSVKDLGSISVQ from the coding sequence ATGAAAATAAATTCAATTTTTGTTGCTTTGGCAGCCGTAGTGCTACTAGGCAGCTGCAGTAAGGACGATAAGCAGTCTACACAGACGACCCCTGTAACCATTAAAATGACTGATGCCCCTGGTTATTATGATGCAATTCATTTAAACATCGATGAAATAGAAATTCGTACGAACTCAGGTACTGAAAGTCTGGACGTTGATGGAAGTCCGTTTAATATTCTTGCCTATACCATGGGGAGAGATACCGTGATTGCGGGAGATGATGTACCGTCGGGTATGATCCAGGAAATTAGACTTAAGCTTGAAGATGAGGGGAATGAAATTTGGGTTGATGGCGTTCGCCATCCGCTAAAAACGCCTAGTGGGCAGTCCTCGGGTGTTAAGATAAAGGTACACGATGAGTTGATTCCGAATGTTGCCTACACCCTTTTGCTTGATTTTGATGCGTCGAAATCAATCGTAAAAACCGGTAACGGCCAATATTTGCTTAAACCAGTTATCCGCGCGATTCCTGTAGCAACATCAGGAGCAATTACAGGCACGATTAATCCGGCTGCCTCCTTAGCTCACGTGTTCGCCATTAATGGAGTAGATACTGTTGGAACTTTGGCGAATTCAGTTGGAAAATTCTATTTCCCGGGTATGTCAGAAGGTACATATAAAATAGTTATTCAACCTTCAGTTGCAGGCTACTTGGACAAAACCATTGAAGACGTTCAAGTGGTAAAAGGAAGCGTCAAAGATTTAGGTAGTATCTCAGTACAATAA
- a CDS encoding copper resistance protein NlpE, whose amino-acid sequence MTGITISSCQNRGKTPASTSIDTAAMTDTLSATGNTEQANAISAIQTRYAGTLPCADCEGIKMILTLLNETYSLEETYLGKSDQALQSKGPMLIERGYEKDNDATLYILNPDSDTEKRYFVRLTAQPGKLIMLDKDQKIITSKFNYTLSEEK is encoded by the coding sequence ATGACAGGCATTACGATTTCTTCTTGCCAAAACAGAGGTAAAACACCTGCTAGTACATCTATTGATACAGCGGCAATGACAGATACACTATCAGCTACTGGAAATACCGAACAGGCAAACGCTATATCTGCAATACAAACTCGTTATGCTGGGACACTTCCCTGTGCAGATTGTGAGGGGATCAAAATGATATTGACTTTGCTGAATGAAACCTATAGTCTTGAGGAAACCTATTTGGGAAAATCAGATCAAGCCCTACAGTCCAAAGGTCCAATGTTGATCGAGCGTGGCTACGAAAAAGACAATGATGCAACCTTATACATCCTAAACCCCGATAGTGATACTGAAAAGCGTTATTTTGTTCGCCTGACGGCACAACCTGGTAAGTTGATCATGCTGGATAAGGATCAAAAGATAATCACCTCGAAATTCAACTATACGCTATCTGAGGAAAAATAA